The segment ATATTCGTTTTTTAAAGTTTATGCTAAACTCGTGAACAACTGCTTTTAGCGCAACTTATTTCGACAAACACAAGTCAACTCATGCCAAACACTACGACTATTGGTCATAGATTTGTTTTGCTGTTATAAATCATAATGTTTCCTAATGGTCTTTCTTACAGAAATCAATCGATAAAGACCTATAATTAATAGAACAGCCGAAACAATAATAAGAATAATACCGTAGGACTTTAGATCTGAGAAGAATTCCAGTTTTAAAATAGTAACTCCAGTTCCTAAGATCACTAGGAAAGTTCTAAAATAGGCAAGAAAAGTACGTTCATTAGCAAGTTTGGTGCGTTCAATAGCTAACCAATC is part of the Formosa sp. Hel1_31_208 genome and harbors:
- a CDS encoding DUF202 domain-containing protein, with translation MEKDSPLITRDWLAIERTKLANERTFLAYFRTFLVILGTGVTILKLEFFSDLKSYGIILIIVSAVLLIIGLYRLISVRKTIRKHYDL